One Struthio camelus isolate bStrCam1 chromosome 28, bStrCam1.hap1, whole genome shotgun sequence genomic region harbors:
- the ASIC1 gene encoding acid-sensing ion channel 1 isoform X1: MRRDHPAQDAPPGICSVGFVTQITTSSQSCKKQLGFEDGANAPLVASPSTGLAEPGGTGASIVQVVPRHRGETVPLPFWAALSGSGRPGEEPEEHMVALQTAWPPAGRTWPEQPAGLPGPRSGTRAGSPPGAPASPASRAVLPEPPPSPLRPASAASPGSGAARRTAPRSSSRPAPEIPSAHLPLRASLRSAPPFSLQRRRPLPLPSPSPFPLSELSPLPPDPSGPAPPAGDLRGWTMPLQIFCTISFSREDGQGAAAAAGSSEDRADEFLYGQEEDEEEEEEEEEADAATNLVAFAGSCTLHGLSHIFVEGNLGARQALWALAFLLSLSVFLYQVADRIAYYLEYHHVTLLREEDSPAMTFPAVTFCNVNRARLSQLSPDDLLYLAPLVAYEPGTEPGFTPAWPDPGDEDEPLNLHAFFNRTCHRLEDMLLSCSYRGERCGPSDFVAVFTRYGKCYTFNSGQDGKPRLITMKGGTGNGLEIMLDIQQDEYLPVWGETDETSFEAGIKVQIHSQDEPPLIDQLGFGVAPGFQTFVSCQEQRLIYLPPPWGDCKAAAGDSEFYDTYSITACRIDCETRYLVENCNCRMVHMPGDAPYCTPEQYKECADPALDFLVEKDNEYCVCEMPCNVTRYGKELSMVKIPSKASAKYLAKKYNKSEQYIGENILVLDIFFEALNYETIEQKKAYEVAGLLGDIGGQMGLFIGASILTILELFDYAYEVIKHRLCRRGKCRKNHKRSNTDKGVALSMDDVKRHNPCESIRGHPAGMTYAANILPHHPARGTFEDFTC, from the exons ATGAGGAGGGACCATCCGGCTCAGGACGCGCCTCCAGGGATTTGCTCCGTGGGATTCGTCACCCAAATCACAACATCATCCCAATCCTGCAAAAAGCAGCTGGGCTTTGAGGACGGAGCCAACGCGCCGCTGGTGGCATCGCCTTCGACAGGGCTGGCGGAGCCCGGGGGAACCGGAGCATCGATCGTGCAAGTGGTACCCAGGCACCGCGGGGAGACGGTGCCGCTGCCGTTCTGGGCAGCTCTTTCTggctccggccgccccggcgAAGAGCCTGAAGAGCATATGGTGGCCCTGCAAACAGCCTGGCCCCCGGCGGGGAGGACCTGGCCAGAGCAgccggccgggctgccggggccgcgctcgGGCACCAGAGCTGGCAGCCCCCCGGGAGCGCCCGCCTCGCCGGCGAGCCGAGCGGTgctgccggagccgccgccgtcTCCGCTCCGTCCTGCCAGCGCGGCGtccccggggagcggggcagcccgcAGAACCGCCCCTCGCTCCTCCTCTCGGCCGGCTCCTGAAATACCCTCCGCTCACCTTCCCCTCCGAGCatccctccgctccgctcccccgtTCTCCCTGCAGCGCCGCCGTCCTCTCCCGCTCCCTTCCCCTTCGCCGTTTCCCCTCTCCGAACTTTCCCCGCTTCCCCCCGACCCCTCTGGCccagcgccgccggcgggggaTCTCCGGGGCTGGACGATGCCCCTCCAGATATTCTGCACCATCTCCTTCTCCCGCGAGGATGGGCAGGGAGCCGCAGCGGCTGCCGGCAGCAGCGAGGACAGAGCAGACGAGTTCCTGTACGggcaggaggaggatgaagaagaggaggaggaggaggaagaggcggaCGCGGCCACCAACTTGGTGGCCTTCGCCGGCAGCTGCACCCTGCACGGGCTGAGCCACATCTTCGTGGAGGGCAACCTGGGCGCCCGGCAGGCGCTCTGGGCgctggccttcctcctctccctctccgtCTTCCTCTACCAGGTGGCCGACCGCATCGCCTACTACCTGGAGTACCACcacgtcacgctgctgcgcgagGAGGACAGCCCCGCCATGACCTTCCCCGCCGTCACCTTCTGCAACGTCAACCGCGCGCGGCTCTCGCAGCTCAGCCCCGACGACCTGCTCTACCTGGCGCCCCTGGTCGCCTATGAGCCGGGCACGGAGCCGGGCTTCACCCCGGCCTGGCCCGACCCCGGCGACGAGGACGAGCCCCTCAATTTGCACGCTTTCTTTAACCGCACTTGCCACCGGCTGGAGGACATGCTGCTCAGCTGCAGCTACCGGGGCGAGCGCTGCGGCCCCAGCGACTTCGTGGCG GTCTTCACGCGCTACGGCAAGTGCTACACCTTCAACTCGGGCCAGGACGGCAAGCCGCGGCTCATCACCATGAAGGGCGGCACGGGCAACGGGCTGGAGATCATGCTCGACATCCAGCAGGACGAGTACCTGCCCGTGTGGGGCGAGACGG ACGAGACCTCGTTCGAAGCCGGGATCAAGGTGCAGATCCACAGCCAGGACGAGCCCCCGCTGATCGACCAGCTGGGCTTCGGGGTGGCACCCGGCTTCCAGACCTTCGTGTCCTGCCAGGAGCAGCGG CTCATCTACCTGCCGCCCCCCTGGGGCGACTgcaaggcggcggcgggcgactCCGAGTTTTATGACACCTACAGCATCACGGCCTGCCGCATCGACTGCGAGACCCGCTACCTGGTGGAGAACTGCAACTGCCGCATGGTGCACATGCCAG GCGATGCCCCTTATTGCACGCCGGAGCAGTACAAGGAGTGCGCGGACCCGGCCTTAG ATTTCCTGGTGGAGAAGGACAACGAGTACTGCGTCTGCGAGATGCCCTGCAACGTCACCCGCTACGGCAAGGAGCTCTCCATGGTGAAAATCCCCAGCAAGGCCTCCGCCAAGTACCTGGCCAAGAAGTACAACAAGTCGGAGCAGTACATCGG GGAGAACATCCTGGTGCTGGATATCTTCTTCGAGGCCCTCAACTACGAGACGATCGAGCAGAAGAAGGCGTACGAGGTGGCCGGCTTGCTGG gTGACATTGGAGGGCAGATGGGGCTGTTCATCGGTGCCAGTATCCTCACGATACTGGAGCTGTTTGACTACGCCTACGAG GTGATCAAGCACCGGCTGTGCCGGCGGGGAAAGTGCCGCAAGAACCACAAGAGGAGCAACACGGACAAAGGCGTCGCGCTGAGCATGGACGACGTGAAACGCCAC AATCCCTGCGAGAGCATCCGGGGCCACCCGGCAGGGATGACGTACGCGGCCAACATCCTACCTCACCACCCGGCCCGGGGCACCTTCGAGGACTTCACCTGCTAA